One region of Grus americana isolate bGruAme1 chromosome 20, bGruAme1.mat, whole genome shotgun sequence genomic DNA includes:
- the RC3H2 gene encoding roquin-2 isoform X1, with amino-acid sequence MPVQAAQWTEFLSCPICYNEFDENVHKPISLGCSHTVCKTCLNKLHRKACPFDQTAINTDIDVLPVNFALLQLVGAQVPDHQTVKLSNVGENKHYEVAKKCVEDLALYLKPLSGGKGVASLNQSALSRPMQRKLVTLVNCQLVEEEGRVRAMRAARSLGERTVTELILQHQNPQQLSANLWAAVRARGCQFLGPAMQEEALKLVLLALEDGSALSRKVLVLFVVQRLEPRFPQASKTSIGHVVQLLYRASCFKVTKRDEDSSLMQLKEEFRSYEALRREHDAQIVHIAMEAGLRISPEQWSSLLYGDLAHKSHMQSIIDKLQSPESFAKSVQELTIVLQRTGDPANLNRLRPHLELLANIDPNPDAASPTWEQLENAMVAVKTVVHGLVDFIQNYSRKGHETPQPQPNSKYKTSMCRDLRQQGGCPRGTNCTFAHSQEELEKYRLRNKKISATVRTFPLLNKVGVNSTVSTTTGNVISVIGSPEATGKMVPSTNGIANLESGVPQLIPRCADTSLRALENNKKGGKTGANGQNVSGSPTESLPENKIGSPPKTPVSQAAATSAGPPNIGTEVNSVPPKSSPFVPRVPVYPPHSDNVQYFQDPRTQLSYEVPQYPQTGYYPPPPTVPAGVAPCVPRFVRSNNVPESSLPPASVPYADHYSTFPPRDRLNSPYQPPPPQPYGPVPPVPSGMYAPVYDSRRIWRPQMYPRDDIIRSNSLPPMDVMHSSVYQTSLRERYNSLDGYYSVACQPPNEQRTVPLPREPCGHLKTGYDEQLRRKPEQWAQYHTQKTPLVSSTLPMATPSPTPPSPLFSVDFSTEFSESVSDLSGTKFEEDHLSHYSPWSCGTIGSCINAIDSEPKDVIANSNAVLMDLDSGDVKRRVHLFETQRRAKEEDPIIPFSDGPIISKWGAISRSSRTGYHTTDPIQATASQGSATKPISVSDYVPYVNAVDSRWSAYGSDSTSSARYAERDRFIVTDLSGHRKHSSTGDLLSIELQQAKSNSLLLQREANALATQQKWNSLDEGSRLTLNLLSKEIDLRNGETDYTEDCADTKPDRDIELELSALDTDEPDGQGEQIEEILDIQLGISSQDDQLLNGTTVENGHPLKQHQKESMEQKRQSLGEDLVILEEQKTILPVTSCFSQPITTSVSNASCLPISTSVSVGSLILKTAHIMSEDKNDFLKPVANGRMVNS; translated from the exons AtgcctgtgcaggcagctcAGTGGACAGAATTTCTGTCCTGCCCAATCTGCTACAACGAGTTTGATGAGAATGTGCACAAACCCATCAGCTTAGGTTGCTCTCATACTGTCTGTAAGACCTGCCTGAACAAGCTTCATCGCAAGGCATGTCCTTTCGACCAGACTGCCATCAATACAGACATCGATGTGCTTCCCGTAAACTTTGCACTCCTCCAGTTAGTTGGAGCCCAG GTACCTGATCATCAGACAGTAAAGTTGAGTAATGTAGGAGAGAACAAACATTATGAAGTAGCAAAGAAATGTGTTGAGGATTTGGCACTCTACTTAAAGCCATTAAGTGGAGGAAAAG GTGTTGCAAGCTTGAATCAGAGTGCACTGAGCCGTCCAATGCAAAGGAAGCTTGTGACGCTGGTGAATTGTCAGCTGGTGGAGGAAGAGGGTCGGGTTAGAGCTATGAGGGCAGCTCGATCACTGGGAGAGAGAACCGTTACCGAACTGATCTTGCAGCACCAAAATCCTCAGCAGCTTTCTGCCAATCTTTGGGCTGCCGTCAGGGCACGAGGATGCCAGTTTCTCGGACCAG CTATGCAAGAGGAGGCACTGAAACTTGTATTACTGGCACTGGAAGATGGCTCTGCACTCTCAAGAAAAGTTCTGGTACTTTTTGTTGTACAAAGGCTAGAACCAAGATTTCCTCAGGCCTCTAAAACAAGCATTGGTCATGTTGTGCAGCTACTGTATAGAGCATCTTGCTTTAAG GTCACTAAAAGGGATGAAGATTCTTCTCTGATGCAACTTAAAGAAGAGTTTCGGAGTTATGAGGCTTTGCGGAGAGAACATGATGCCCAAATTGTTCACATTGCCATGGAAGCAGGACTTCGAATATCACCAGAACAATGGTCTTCCCTTCTTTATGGTGACTTGGCACATAAATCACACATGCAATCCATTATTGACAAG ctcCAATCTCCAGAATCTTTTGCAAAGAGTGTACAAGAATTGACAATTGTCTTGCAGCGCACAGGGGATCCTGCAAACTTAAACAGGCTGAGGCCTCATTTAGAGCTCCTGGCAAACATAGATCCAAATCCAG ATGCAGCGTCACCAACATGGGAGCAGCTGGAAAATGCAATGGTCGCTGTAAAGACTGTGGTACATGGGCTGGTGGATTTCATTCAGAATTACAGTAGAAAAGGCCATGAAACTCCACAG CCACAACCAAACAGCAAATATAAAACAAGTATGTGCCGAGACCTTCGACAGCAGGGGGGATGTCCAAGAGGAACAAACTGTACATTTGCTCATTCTCAGGAAGAGCTTGAAAA ATATCGCTTGAGGAACAAGAAAATCAGTGCAACAGTGAGAACATTCCCCCTTCTAAATAAAGTTGGCGTAAATAGCACCGTCTCAACCACAACAGGAAACGTAATTTCTGTCATAGGAAGCCCTGAAGCAACAGGGAAGATGGTGCCAAGTACTAATGGAATAGCTAATCTAGAAAGTGGTGTTCCCCAATTGATCCCTCGCTGTGCGGACACCTCCTTGAGAGCTTTGGAGAATAacaagaagggagggaagactGGAGCCAACGGCCAGAATGTTTCTGGATCCCCTACAGAATCACTACCTGAAAA TAAAATTGGTTCTCCACCCAAGACTCCTGTAAGCCAGGCAGCAGCTACCTCAGCTGGTCCTCCTAATATTGGAACAGAAGTTAATTCTGTGCCTCCAAAATCCAGCCCGTTTGTTCCCAGAGTACCTGTCTACCCTCCACATTCTGATAACGTTCAATATTTCCAAGATCCCAGGACTCAGTTGTCATACGAAGTTCCACAATACCCGCAGACAG GATATTATCCACCACCTCCAACAGTACCAGCTGGTGTGGCTCCTTGTGTTCCTCGCTTTGTGAGGTCCAATAACGTTCCAGAATCCTCCCTCCCACCTGCTTCCGTGCCATATGCCGATCATTACAGTACATTTCCCCCTCGAGATCGACTGAATTCTCCTTACCAACCTCCTCCTCCGCAGCCGTATGGACCAGTTCCTCCTGTCCCTTCTGGAATGTATGCTCCAGTTTATGACAGCAGGCGCATCTGGCGCCCACAGATGTACCCACGAGATGATATTATTAGGAGCAATTCTTTACCTCCCATGGATGTGATGCACTCATCTGTCTATCAGACATCATTACGTGAGAGATACAACTCTTTGGATGGGTATTACTCTGTGGCTTGTCAACCTCCAAATGAACAGAGGACTGTGCCTTTACCAAGG GAGCCGTGTGGTCATTTGAAGACTGGTTATGATGAGCAATTAAGACGGAAGCCAGAGCAATGGGCACAGTACCACACGCAGAAAACTCCCCTGGTATCATCAACCCTTCCTATGGCAACACCATCTCCAACGCCACCTTCTCCTCTCTTCAGCGTAGATTTCAGCACAGAG TTCTCAGAGAGTGTCAGTGATTTAAGCGGAACTAAATTTGAGGAAGACCATCTCTCTCACTATTCACCGTGGTCTTGTGGCACTATTGGCTCTTGTATAAATGCTATCGACTCAGAGCCCAAGGATGTGATTGCCAATTCAAATGCCGTGTTAATG GATTTGGACAGCGGGGATGTTAAAAGGAGAGTGCATTTATTTGAAACTCAGAGAAGGGCAAAGGAAGAAGATCCTATAATCCCATTTAGCGATGGACCGATCATCTCCAAGTGGGGTGCAATCTCCAGGTCATCCCGCACGGGTTATCACACGACAGATCCTATTCAGGCCACTGCTTCCCAAGGAAGTGCTACTAAGCCCATCAGCGTATCAG ATTATGTCCCTTATGTCAATGCTGTTGACTCAAGATGGAGTGCCTATGGCTCAGATTCTACTTCATCAGCACGTTATGCGGAAAG GGACAGATTCATAGTTACAGATTTGTCTGGTCACAGAAAGCATTCCAGCACTGGAGATCTATTGAGTATTGAATTACAGCAG GCCAAAAGTAACTCATTATTACTTCAGAGAGAGGCGAATGCACTAGCCACGCAACAGAAGTGGAATTCTCTAGATGAAGGCAGTCGTCTTACCTTAAATCTTTTAAGCAAGGAAATTGATTTGAGGAATGGTGAG acTGATTATACTGAAGACTGTGCAGACACAAAGCCAGATCGAGACATTGAATTGGAGCTGTCAGCCCTTGATACAGATGAACCTGATGGGCAAGGTGAACAAATAGAA GAGATTCTGGATATACAGCTAGGTATTAGTTCTCAAGATGATCAGCTGCTCAATGGAACAACTGTAGAAAATGGGCATCCACTAAAGCAGCACCAGAAAGAATCTATGGAACAGAAGAGACAAAGTTTAGGTGAAGACCTTGTGATTCT ggAGGAGCAGAAAACAATCCTGCCCGTAACTTCTTGCTTCAGTCAGCCGATCACAACATCTGTTAGCAATGCAAGCTGCCTGCCCATCAGCACATCAGTCAGTGTTGGCAGCCTCATTTTGAAAACTGCTCACATTATGTCTGAGgataaaaatgactttttaaagccTGTTGCAAATGGCAGGATGGTTAACAGCTGA
- the RC3H2 gene encoding roquin-2 isoform X2 encodes MPVQAAQWTEFLSCPICYNEFDENVHKPISLGCSHTVCKTCLNKLHRKACPFDQTAINTDIDVLPVNFALLQLVGAQVPDHQTVKLSNVGENKHYEVAKKCVEDLALYLKPLSGGKGVASLNQSALSRPMQRKLVTLVNCQLVEEEGRVRAMRAARSLGERTVTELILQHQNPQQLSANLWAAVRARGCQFLGPAMQEEALKLVLLALEDGSALSRKVLVLFVVQRLEPRFPQASKTSIGHVVQLLYRASCFKVTKRDEDSSLMQLKEEFRSYEALRREHDAQIVHIAMEAGLRISPEQWSSLLYGDLAHKSHMQSIIDKLQSPESFAKSVQELTIVLQRTGDPANLNRLRPHLELLANIDPNPDAASPTWEQLENAMVAVKTVVHGLVDFIQNYSRKGHETPQPQPNSKYKTSMCRDLRQQGGCPRGTNCTFAHSQEELEKYRLRNKKISATVRTFPLLNKVGVNSTVSTTTGNVISVIGSPEATGKMVPSTNGIANLESGVPQLIPRCADTSLRALENNKKGGKTGANGQNVSGSPTESLPENKIGSPPKTPVSQAAATSAGPPNIGTEVNSVPPKSSPFVPRVPVYPPHSDNVQYFQDPRTQLSYEVPQYPQTGYYPPPPTVPAGVAPCVPRFVRSNNVPESSLPPASVPYADHYSTFPPRDRLNSPYQPPPPQPYGPVPPVPSGMYAPVYDSRRIWRPQMYPRDDIIRSNSLPPMDVMHSSVYQTSLRERYNSLDGYYSVACQPPNEQRTVPLPREPCGHLKTGYDEQLRRKPEQWAQYHTQKTPLVSSTLPMATPSPTPPSPLFSVDFSTEDLDSGDVKRRVHLFETQRRAKEEDPIIPFSDGPIISKWGAISRSSRTGYHTTDPIQATASQGSATKPISVSDYVPYVNAVDSRWSAYGSDSTSSARYAERDRFIVTDLSGHRKHSSTGDLLSIELQQAKSNSLLLQREANALATQQKWNSLDEGSRLTLNLLSKEIDLRNGETDYTEDCADTKPDRDIELELSALDTDEPDGQGEQIEEILDIQLGISSQDDQLLNGTTVENGHPLKQHQKESMEQKRQSLGEDLVILEEQKTILPVTSCFSQPITTSVSNASCLPISTSVSVGSLILKTAHIMSEDKNDFLKPVANGRMVNS; translated from the exons AtgcctgtgcaggcagctcAGTGGACAGAATTTCTGTCCTGCCCAATCTGCTACAACGAGTTTGATGAGAATGTGCACAAACCCATCAGCTTAGGTTGCTCTCATACTGTCTGTAAGACCTGCCTGAACAAGCTTCATCGCAAGGCATGTCCTTTCGACCAGACTGCCATCAATACAGACATCGATGTGCTTCCCGTAAACTTTGCACTCCTCCAGTTAGTTGGAGCCCAG GTACCTGATCATCAGACAGTAAAGTTGAGTAATGTAGGAGAGAACAAACATTATGAAGTAGCAAAGAAATGTGTTGAGGATTTGGCACTCTACTTAAAGCCATTAAGTGGAGGAAAAG GTGTTGCAAGCTTGAATCAGAGTGCACTGAGCCGTCCAATGCAAAGGAAGCTTGTGACGCTGGTGAATTGTCAGCTGGTGGAGGAAGAGGGTCGGGTTAGAGCTATGAGGGCAGCTCGATCACTGGGAGAGAGAACCGTTACCGAACTGATCTTGCAGCACCAAAATCCTCAGCAGCTTTCTGCCAATCTTTGGGCTGCCGTCAGGGCACGAGGATGCCAGTTTCTCGGACCAG CTATGCAAGAGGAGGCACTGAAACTTGTATTACTGGCACTGGAAGATGGCTCTGCACTCTCAAGAAAAGTTCTGGTACTTTTTGTTGTACAAAGGCTAGAACCAAGATTTCCTCAGGCCTCTAAAACAAGCATTGGTCATGTTGTGCAGCTACTGTATAGAGCATCTTGCTTTAAG GTCACTAAAAGGGATGAAGATTCTTCTCTGATGCAACTTAAAGAAGAGTTTCGGAGTTATGAGGCTTTGCGGAGAGAACATGATGCCCAAATTGTTCACATTGCCATGGAAGCAGGACTTCGAATATCACCAGAACAATGGTCTTCCCTTCTTTATGGTGACTTGGCACATAAATCACACATGCAATCCATTATTGACAAG ctcCAATCTCCAGAATCTTTTGCAAAGAGTGTACAAGAATTGACAATTGTCTTGCAGCGCACAGGGGATCCTGCAAACTTAAACAGGCTGAGGCCTCATTTAGAGCTCCTGGCAAACATAGATCCAAATCCAG ATGCAGCGTCACCAACATGGGAGCAGCTGGAAAATGCAATGGTCGCTGTAAAGACTGTGGTACATGGGCTGGTGGATTTCATTCAGAATTACAGTAGAAAAGGCCATGAAACTCCACAG CCACAACCAAACAGCAAATATAAAACAAGTATGTGCCGAGACCTTCGACAGCAGGGGGGATGTCCAAGAGGAACAAACTGTACATTTGCTCATTCTCAGGAAGAGCTTGAAAA ATATCGCTTGAGGAACAAGAAAATCAGTGCAACAGTGAGAACATTCCCCCTTCTAAATAAAGTTGGCGTAAATAGCACCGTCTCAACCACAACAGGAAACGTAATTTCTGTCATAGGAAGCCCTGAAGCAACAGGGAAGATGGTGCCAAGTACTAATGGAATAGCTAATCTAGAAAGTGGTGTTCCCCAATTGATCCCTCGCTGTGCGGACACCTCCTTGAGAGCTTTGGAGAATAacaagaagggagggaagactGGAGCCAACGGCCAGAATGTTTCTGGATCCCCTACAGAATCACTACCTGAAAA TAAAATTGGTTCTCCACCCAAGACTCCTGTAAGCCAGGCAGCAGCTACCTCAGCTGGTCCTCCTAATATTGGAACAGAAGTTAATTCTGTGCCTCCAAAATCCAGCCCGTTTGTTCCCAGAGTACCTGTCTACCCTCCACATTCTGATAACGTTCAATATTTCCAAGATCCCAGGACTCAGTTGTCATACGAAGTTCCACAATACCCGCAGACAG GATATTATCCACCACCTCCAACAGTACCAGCTGGTGTGGCTCCTTGTGTTCCTCGCTTTGTGAGGTCCAATAACGTTCCAGAATCCTCCCTCCCACCTGCTTCCGTGCCATATGCCGATCATTACAGTACATTTCCCCCTCGAGATCGACTGAATTCTCCTTACCAACCTCCTCCTCCGCAGCCGTATGGACCAGTTCCTCCTGTCCCTTCTGGAATGTATGCTCCAGTTTATGACAGCAGGCGCATCTGGCGCCCACAGATGTACCCACGAGATGATATTATTAGGAGCAATTCTTTACCTCCCATGGATGTGATGCACTCATCTGTCTATCAGACATCATTACGTGAGAGATACAACTCTTTGGATGGGTATTACTCTGTGGCTTGTCAACCTCCAAATGAACAGAGGACTGTGCCTTTACCAAGG GAGCCGTGTGGTCATTTGAAGACTGGTTATGATGAGCAATTAAGACGGAAGCCAGAGCAATGGGCACAGTACCACACGCAGAAAACTCCCCTGGTATCATCAACCCTTCCTATGGCAACACCATCTCCAACGCCACCTTCTCCTCTCTTCAGCGTAGATTTCAGCACAGAG GATTTGGACAGCGGGGATGTTAAAAGGAGAGTGCATTTATTTGAAACTCAGAGAAGGGCAAAGGAAGAAGATCCTATAATCCCATTTAGCGATGGACCGATCATCTCCAAGTGGGGTGCAATCTCCAGGTCATCCCGCACGGGTTATCACACGACAGATCCTATTCAGGCCACTGCTTCCCAAGGAAGTGCTACTAAGCCCATCAGCGTATCAG ATTATGTCCCTTATGTCAATGCTGTTGACTCAAGATGGAGTGCCTATGGCTCAGATTCTACTTCATCAGCACGTTATGCGGAAAG GGACAGATTCATAGTTACAGATTTGTCTGGTCACAGAAAGCATTCCAGCACTGGAGATCTATTGAGTATTGAATTACAGCAG GCCAAAAGTAACTCATTATTACTTCAGAGAGAGGCGAATGCACTAGCCACGCAACAGAAGTGGAATTCTCTAGATGAAGGCAGTCGTCTTACCTTAAATCTTTTAAGCAAGGAAATTGATTTGAGGAATGGTGAG acTGATTATACTGAAGACTGTGCAGACACAAAGCCAGATCGAGACATTGAATTGGAGCTGTCAGCCCTTGATACAGATGAACCTGATGGGCAAGGTGAACAAATAGAA GAGATTCTGGATATACAGCTAGGTATTAGTTCTCAAGATGATCAGCTGCTCAATGGAACAACTGTAGAAAATGGGCATCCACTAAAGCAGCACCAGAAAGAATCTATGGAACAGAAGAGACAAAGTTTAGGTGAAGACCTTGTGATTCT ggAGGAGCAGAAAACAATCCTGCCCGTAACTTCTTGCTTCAGTCAGCCGATCACAACATCTGTTAGCAATGCAAGCTGCCTGCCCATCAGCACATCAGTCAGTGTTGGCAGCCTCATTTTGAAAACTGCTCACATTATGTCTGAGgataaaaatgactttttaaagccTGTTGCAAATGGCAGGATGGTTAACAGCTGA
- the RC3H2 gene encoding roquin-2 isoform X3 has translation MPVQAAQWTEFLSCPICYNEFDENVHKPISLGCSHTVCKTCLNKLHRKACPFDQTAINTDIDVLPVNFALLQLVGAQVPDHQTVKLSNVGENKHYEVAKKCVEDLALYLKPLSGGKGVASLNQSALSRPMQRKLVTLVNCQLVEEEGRVRAMRAARSLGERTVTELILQHQNPQQLSANLWAAVRARGCQFLGPAMQEEALKLVLLALEDGSALSRKVLVLFVVQRLEPRFPQASKTSIGHVVQLLYRASCFKVTKRDEDSSLMQLKEEFRSYEALRREHDAQIVHIAMEAGLRISPEQWSSLLYGDLAHKSHMQSIIDKLQSPESFAKSVQELTIVLQRTGDPANLNRLRPHLELLANIDPNPDAASPTWEQLENAMVAVKTVVHGLVDFIQNYSRKGHETPQPQPNSKYKTSMCRDLRQQGGCPRGTNCTFAHSQEELEKYRLRNKKISATVRTFPLLNKVGVNSTVSTTTGNVISVIGSPEATGKMVPSTNGIANLESGVPQLIPRCADTSLRALENNKKGGKTGANGQNVSGSPTESLPENKIGSPPKTPVSQAAATSAGPPNIGTEVNSVPPKSSPFVPRVPVYPPHSDNVQYFQDPRTQLSYEVPQYPQTGYYPPPPTVPAGVAPCVPRFVRSNNVPESSLPPASVPYADHYSTFPPRDRLNSPYQPPPPQPYGPVPPVPSGMYAPVYDSRRIWRPQMYPRDDIIRSNSLPPMDVMHSSVYQTSLRERYNSLDGYYSVACQPPNEQRTVPLPREPCGHLKTGYDEQLRRKPEQWAQYHTQKTPLVSSTLPMATPSPTPPSPLFSVDFSTEFSESVSDLSGTKFEEDHLSHYSPWSCGTIGSCINAIDSEPKDVIANSNAVLMDLDSGDVKRRVHLFETQRRAKEEDPIIPFSDGPIISKWGAISRSSRTGYHTTDPIQATASQGSATKPISVSDYVPYVNAVDSRWSAYGSDSTSSARYAERDRFIVTDLSGHRKHSSTGDLLSIELQQAKSNSLLLQREANALATQQKWNSLDEGSRLTLNLLSKEIDLRNGETDYTEDCADTKPDRDIELELSALDTDEPDGQGEQIEEILDIQLGISSQDDQLLNGTTVENGHPLKQHQKESMEQKRQSLGRSRKQSCP, from the exons AtgcctgtgcaggcagctcAGTGGACAGAATTTCTGTCCTGCCCAATCTGCTACAACGAGTTTGATGAGAATGTGCACAAACCCATCAGCTTAGGTTGCTCTCATACTGTCTGTAAGACCTGCCTGAACAAGCTTCATCGCAAGGCATGTCCTTTCGACCAGACTGCCATCAATACAGACATCGATGTGCTTCCCGTAAACTTTGCACTCCTCCAGTTAGTTGGAGCCCAG GTACCTGATCATCAGACAGTAAAGTTGAGTAATGTAGGAGAGAACAAACATTATGAAGTAGCAAAGAAATGTGTTGAGGATTTGGCACTCTACTTAAAGCCATTAAGTGGAGGAAAAG GTGTTGCAAGCTTGAATCAGAGTGCACTGAGCCGTCCAATGCAAAGGAAGCTTGTGACGCTGGTGAATTGTCAGCTGGTGGAGGAAGAGGGTCGGGTTAGAGCTATGAGGGCAGCTCGATCACTGGGAGAGAGAACCGTTACCGAACTGATCTTGCAGCACCAAAATCCTCAGCAGCTTTCTGCCAATCTTTGGGCTGCCGTCAGGGCACGAGGATGCCAGTTTCTCGGACCAG CTATGCAAGAGGAGGCACTGAAACTTGTATTACTGGCACTGGAAGATGGCTCTGCACTCTCAAGAAAAGTTCTGGTACTTTTTGTTGTACAAAGGCTAGAACCAAGATTTCCTCAGGCCTCTAAAACAAGCATTGGTCATGTTGTGCAGCTACTGTATAGAGCATCTTGCTTTAAG GTCACTAAAAGGGATGAAGATTCTTCTCTGATGCAACTTAAAGAAGAGTTTCGGAGTTATGAGGCTTTGCGGAGAGAACATGATGCCCAAATTGTTCACATTGCCATGGAAGCAGGACTTCGAATATCACCAGAACAATGGTCTTCCCTTCTTTATGGTGACTTGGCACATAAATCACACATGCAATCCATTATTGACAAG ctcCAATCTCCAGAATCTTTTGCAAAGAGTGTACAAGAATTGACAATTGTCTTGCAGCGCACAGGGGATCCTGCAAACTTAAACAGGCTGAGGCCTCATTTAGAGCTCCTGGCAAACATAGATCCAAATCCAG ATGCAGCGTCACCAACATGGGAGCAGCTGGAAAATGCAATGGTCGCTGTAAAGACTGTGGTACATGGGCTGGTGGATTTCATTCAGAATTACAGTAGAAAAGGCCATGAAACTCCACAG CCACAACCAAACAGCAAATATAAAACAAGTATGTGCCGAGACCTTCGACAGCAGGGGGGATGTCCAAGAGGAACAAACTGTACATTTGCTCATTCTCAGGAAGAGCTTGAAAA ATATCGCTTGAGGAACAAGAAAATCAGTGCAACAGTGAGAACATTCCCCCTTCTAAATAAAGTTGGCGTAAATAGCACCGTCTCAACCACAACAGGAAACGTAATTTCTGTCATAGGAAGCCCTGAAGCAACAGGGAAGATGGTGCCAAGTACTAATGGAATAGCTAATCTAGAAAGTGGTGTTCCCCAATTGATCCCTCGCTGTGCGGACACCTCCTTGAGAGCTTTGGAGAATAacaagaagggagggaagactGGAGCCAACGGCCAGAATGTTTCTGGATCCCCTACAGAATCACTACCTGAAAA TAAAATTGGTTCTCCACCCAAGACTCCTGTAAGCCAGGCAGCAGCTACCTCAGCTGGTCCTCCTAATATTGGAACAGAAGTTAATTCTGTGCCTCCAAAATCCAGCCCGTTTGTTCCCAGAGTACCTGTCTACCCTCCACATTCTGATAACGTTCAATATTTCCAAGATCCCAGGACTCAGTTGTCATACGAAGTTCCACAATACCCGCAGACAG GATATTATCCACCACCTCCAACAGTACCAGCTGGTGTGGCTCCTTGTGTTCCTCGCTTTGTGAGGTCCAATAACGTTCCAGAATCCTCCCTCCCACCTGCTTCCGTGCCATATGCCGATCATTACAGTACATTTCCCCCTCGAGATCGACTGAATTCTCCTTACCAACCTCCTCCTCCGCAGCCGTATGGACCAGTTCCTCCTGTCCCTTCTGGAATGTATGCTCCAGTTTATGACAGCAGGCGCATCTGGCGCCCACAGATGTACCCACGAGATGATATTATTAGGAGCAATTCTTTACCTCCCATGGATGTGATGCACTCATCTGTCTATCAGACATCATTACGTGAGAGATACAACTCTTTGGATGGGTATTACTCTGTGGCTTGTCAACCTCCAAATGAACAGAGGACTGTGCCTTTACCAAGG GAGCCGTGTGGTCATTTGAAGACTGGTTATGATGAGCAATTAAGACGGAAGCCAGAGCAATGGGCACAGTACCACACGCAGAAAACTCCCCTGGTATCATCAACCCTTCCTATGGCAACACCATCTCCAACGCCACCTTCTCCTCTCTTCAGCGTAGATTTCAGCACAGAG TTCTCAGAGAGTGTCAGTGATTTAAGCGGAACTAAATTTGAGGAAGACCATCTCTCTCACTATTCACCGTGGTCTTGTGGCACTATTGGCTCTTGTATAAATGCTATCGACTCAGAGCCCAAGGATGTGATTGCCAATTCAAATGCCGTGTTAATG GATTTGGACAGCGGGGATGTTAAAAGGAGAGTGCATTTATTTGAAACTCAGAGAAGGGCAAAGGAAGAAGATCCTATAATCCCATTTAGCGATGGACCGATCATCTCCAAGTGGGGTGCAATCTCCAGGTCATCCCGCACGGGTTATCACACGACAGATCCTATTCAGGCCACTGCTTCCCAAGGAAGTGCTACTAAGCCCATCAGCGTATCAG ATTATGTCCCTTATGTCAATGCTGTTGACTCAAGATGGAGTGCCTATGGCTCAGATTCTACTTCATCAGCACGTTATGCGGAAAG GGACAGATTCATAGTTACAGATTTGTCTGGTCACAGAAAGCATTCCAGCACTGGAGATCTATTGAGTATTGAATTACAGCAG GCCAAAAGTAACTCATTATTACTTCAGAGAGAGGCGAATGCACTAGCCACGCAACAGAAGTGGAATTCTCTAGATGAAGGCAGTCGTCTTACCTTAAATCTTTTAAGCAAGGAAATTGATTTGAGGAATGGTGAG acTGATTATACTGAAGACTGTGCAGACACAAAGCCAGATCGAGACATTGAATTGGAGCTGTCAGCCCTTGATACAGATGAACCTGATGGGCAAGGTGAACAAATAGAA GAGATTCTGGATATACAGCTAGGTATTAGTTCTCAAGATGATCAGCTGCTCAATGGAACAACTGTAGAAAATGGGCATCCACTAAAGCAGCACCAGAAAGAATCTATGGAACAGAAGAGACAAAGTTTAG ggAGGAGCAGAAAACAATCCTGCCCGTAA